GTGACTTTCTTTTTCTTTTTCGTCGTCTGGCTAACCCGAAGGCCGGAGGCCGCTGCTTCTTTTTTATCCCACTTCTCCCAGACCAAATGGGTAACAAAGTCGGCGTCGTCAAGGCATGTGATATGCAATGCTGTTGGTTTGACCTGCGCAGGTCCTATGCAGTCGATCACCCCTGGTTCGTTTTTCATCGGTGGGGTGGTGGCTATCGCGGCCTTAGCCAAATTCTTAAGGTAGGAATCGGGCTTCATGGGTGATTCGGTAGCGGTATCCACCTTCTTGGTGGAATCTTGATGGCTGGGTGGGGTACAGCTTGCTACTAGGGTTGCGGAAAGGAAAAGGGTCATCGCGCCAGCTACATGTCGCCGAAGCGATGACCCACTAACTGAAGTAGTCACCGGAGTAAAAATCCTTAGAAGATTTAAATACGGTTAGTTATTGCGCAAGGTTGCGGCCTTGAGGGAATCATAAGGCTCCGCAGAGACGATCGTCACGGTAATCACCTTGCCGCTTGGGGCGGTGTATTCCCGAGTTTCGCCTTCACTTGCGCCCAAAATGGCGGCACCGAGTGGCGACTGCTCAGAATAGGTTTCCAGATCCTTGTTATCGGATGCTGCGGCGCGGGTACCGATGAGGAAGGTTTCTTTATCGGACTCATCACCGTTGTAGTACACATGCACCACCGAACCAACATGAGCTACACCTTCCACGATGCCAGCGCGTTCAGTGGTGGAATTAGCAAGAATCTCAGAAATTTGCTTAATGCGGGCTTCTTCCTGATCCTGCATCTCGCGGGCGGCATCGTAGCCGGCGTTTTCCTTAAGGTCGCCTTCTTCGCGGCGCTCGTTGATTTCTGCTGCGACGACCGGGCGGTGTGCGATCAGGGCGTTAAGCTCTTCTTCCAGCTTTGCTTTGGTTTCTGGGGTGATGTACTGCTTTTGGTTTTCAGCCATGATAAGTTTCGTGCCTTTTCTTCACTTCTTTGATAGTCATTGTGAAACCCCTGACAGGAAAACAACCGTTGTTGTCATGCAGGGGTCATAAAATTTGTGTATTGACGTGGAATCTTACCACACCCACCAATGGTGGTGTTTAGCCGCTGGTGTCCAAATAGAACGGAATATCCTCACTGCACCCATAAGCGCCACCGGCGACAGCCAATTCCCGGGTAGCAATATCGGTTTCAATGCGTTGCTGCGTCGGTCCGCCCGGTGGAATGTAGACCTCTCGGCGTCCGACCTCTGCCATGTCGTAATTGAGTGCTGTGACGATGCAATACGCAGGCACGGAGACGTCTTTGCGACTGATGTCAGCCCACACCCGCAATGTGGAGTCGTCGATACGCTCGGAACTGGCAAAGGAGATATTGGTCGACTGGTTTTCAACCGTACGCAGGTATTTGGCAAAAGCGACCCCAAATGAGGTAACTAAAACGAGTGTGAAAATAGCCAC
The nucleotide sequence above comes from Corynebacterium mustelae. Encoded proteins:
- the greA gene encoding transcription elongation factor GreA, encoding MAENQKQYITPETKAKLEEELNALIAHRPVVAAEINERREEGDLKENAGYDAAREMQDQEEARIKQISEILANSTTERAGIVEGVAHVGSVVHVYYNGDESDKETFLIGTRAAASDNKDLETYSEQSPLGAAILGASEGETREYTAPSGKVITVTIVSAEPYDSLKAATLRNN
- a CDS encoding DUF4307 domain-containing protein; the encoded protein is MSNRSRYHATPHQSGTGWTGKLVAIFTLVLVTSFGVAFAKYLRTVENQSTNISFASSERIDDSTLRVWADISRKDVSVPAYCIVTALNYDMAEVGRREVYIPPGGPTQQRIETDIATRELAVAGGAYGCSEDIPFYLDTSG